The Rhizobium indicum sequence ATGGACCGCGCGCGTCAGGTGACCGATGCGCTGGCGGACTATGTCGAGGAAGCACGATTGAAGGCGGGCGATCGGCTGCCGGCCGAGCGCGAGCTGATGGCAGCCCTTGCCGTTGGCCGCTCGACCATTCGCGAAGCGATCCGCCACTTCCAGGCGCTCGGCGTCATCGAGACTCGCAAGGGCAGCGGCACCTATCTGCTGAAGCCGGTTTCCAGGGCGACGATCCATATGCCGCTGTCGTTTGACACGGTTCATCTGCGCGACGTGCTGCTGCAGACGCTGGAGGTTCGCCGCGGCATCGAATGCGAAGCGGGCATGGTTGCGGCGCGGCGACGCACGAACACGGATCTCGTCGTCATCGAGGAAAAGCTGAACGCGATGGAGCGGGTGCACCTGGAGAAGGGCACTTCCGGGCCGGAGGATCTGGCCTTCCATCTCGCCGTCTACGACGCCACCCACAATCCGCTGTTTCGCCAGCTTCTCGAACAGATGCGCGAGACCTTCGAGCGCTTCTGGGAGCATCCGTTCGACCGGCAGGATTTCGCGCGCCGGTCCTTTCCCTTTCACCGCACCCTTTTTAACGCGATCGCTGCCGGAGATCCCGAGGCGGCGCGCGCCGAAACATTGAAAATTCTCGACATCGTCGAGGAAGACATCAAGGAAATGTCCAAATGAGCAGCGGCGCAGAACCGTTCGATCTTGCTTCCCTCATCACGGCTCATGACGAAGGCAACTTCGCAGACGCCGTCGTGCCGCCGATTTTCCAGACCTCGCTTTTCACCTTTTCCGATTACGACGACATGATCGCCTCTTATCGCGGCGAGAAGGTGCGGCCGATCTATACGCGCGGCCTGAACCCGACGGTGCGTGCCTTCGAGGAAATGCTGGCCAAGCTCGAAGGTGCCGAGGATGCGCTGGGCTTTGCCAGCGGCATGGCGGCGATCTCGTCGGCGGTGCTGAGCTTCGTCGAGCCGGGCGACCGCATCGTTGCCGTCAAGCACGTCTATCCCGATGCCTTCCGCCTGTTCGGCACCATCCTGAAGCGGATGAAGATCGAGGTGACCTATGTCGACGGGCGCGACGAGGAAGCGGTCGCCCAGGCGCTGCCCGGCGCCAAACTGTTCTACATGGAAAGCCCGACGAGTTGGGTGATGGAAGCGCATGATGTCGGCGCGCTCGCAGCACTCGCCAGACAACATGGCGTCGTCTCGATGATCGACAACAGCTGGGCAAGCCCGTTCTTCCAGCGGCCGCTGACGCTCGGCGTCGACCTCGTCATTCATTCGGCCTCGAAATATCTCGGTGGCCACAGCGATGTGGTGGCGGGCGTCATCGCCGGCTCGAAGGCGATGATTGCGCGCGTCAAGGCAGAGGCCTATCCTTATCTCGGCGGCAAGCTTTCGCCGTTCGACGCCTGGCTCCTGATCCGCGGGTTGCGCACGCTGCCGCTGCGCATGCGGGCCCATGAGGCATCCGCTCTCGAAATCGCCAGGCGCCTGCAGAAGCTCGACGTGGTGGAGACAGTCTGCCATCCGGGGCTCGCCAACCGCCTGCCTGCCGGCCTCAACGGCACCTCGGGCCTGTTTTCGTTCATATTCCGCGAAGGCGTCGATATCCGCGCCTTCGCCGATCACCTCAAGCTCTTCAAACTGGGCGTAAGCTGGGGTGGACATGAAAGCCTGATCGTACCGGGCGAGGTGGTGCTTCAGCAGAAGGCACAGCCGAATTCCGCACATGCCTTCGGCATCCATGCGCGATCCGTACGTCTCCATGTCGGCCTCGAAGGAACCGAGGCTCTGTGGAGAGACATCGAGGAGGCGCTCGCCGCCGCCTCACAATCCTGAAACCCGAGAGAAACCTAATAAGGGGGAACTGAGCCATGAAAAAACTAATAATCTCGACGCTCTTCGCTTCGATGATGGCGGGCACGGCCTTTGCCGATACGACGCTCAAGCTCGTCGAAGTCATCACCAGCCCGGAGCGCACCGAAACGCTGAAATCGATCGTCGGCAAATTCGAAGCCGCCAATCCCGGCACCAAGGTCGACATCATCTCGCTGCCCTGGAACGAAGCGTTCCAGAAGTTCGCGACCATGGTGTCCGCCGGCGACGTGCCCGATGTAATGGAAATGCCCGACACCTGGCTGTCGCTCTATGCCAATAACGGCATGCTCGAGAGCCTGGAGCCCTACCTCGAAAAGTGGGAGCACACCAAGGAGCTGACGCCGCGCGCGCTCGAACTCGGCCGCGATGTCAAGAACACCGCCTATATGCTGCCCTACGGCTTCTATCTCCGGGCGATGTTCTACAACAAGAAGCTGCTTGCCGAAGCCGGCGTCGCCGCGCCGCCGAAGACGATGGAAGAATTCACCGCCGCGTCGGAAAAGGTTTCCAAACTGTCCGGCAAATACGGCTACTGCATGCGCGGTGGAGCGGGCGGCCTCAACGGCTGGATGATCTTCGCCGCCTCGATGGCCGGCTCGAACAAGTATTTCAACGATGACGGCACCTCGACGATGAATAGCCCCGGCTGGGCCAAGGGCATCGAATGGATGGTCGATCTCTACAAGAAGGGCTATGCGCCGAAGGATAGCGTTAACTGGGGCTTCAACGAAGTCGTCGCCGGCTTCTATTCCGGCACCTGCGCATTCCTCGACCAGGATCCGGATGCGTTGATCGCCATCGCCGAGCGCATGAAGAAAGAGGATTTCGGCGTCATGCCGCTGCCGAAGGGTCCCGACGGCAAGTCCTTCCCGACGATCGGCTATGGCGGATGGTCGATGTTCACGACCAGCAGCAACAAGGATCTCTCCTGGAAGCTGATCGCCACCCTCGAAGGGCCGGAAGGCAATATCGAGTGGAACAAGCGCATCGGCGCCCTGCCGGCCTATACGGCGGCCGAGAAGGATCCCTTCTATGCCGGTGACCAGTTCAAGGGCTGGTTCGAGGAACTGGCGGACCCGAACACGGTACCAACAGTCATGCCGACCTACCTCGAGGAATTCGCCTTCTTCAAGGATTCGCTGGCGATCAAGACCTCGCAGCAGGCATTGCTAGGCGATATCTCGGCGAAGGATCTGGCCGACCAGTGGGCGGAATACCTCACCAAGGCGCAGCAGAAGTTCCTCGCCAAGAAATAAGCGACGGATCGACGGCGGCGGCCTCGGAACAGGCCGCCGCCGCTTTTTTTGATGACACAGACGGCGCATGAACGCCGCGAATGGGAACTTCTGGCTGATGACCATTTCCGCCGATACGCTCGACATGCGTCGCGACCGCAGGCCATGGCTGCGTCGCGTTGCCGATGCTTCGGAGCCCTATCTCTACAGCGCGCCGTCGCTGATCCTGATCATCGCGGTGATGCTGGTGCCGCTGACCGTCGGGATTTCCTACGCCTTCCGCGATATCCAACTGCTCAATCCGTTTTCCGGCGGCTTCATCGGGCTCGATCATTTCCGCGAGCTTGCCGGCGATGCCGCCTTCTACGGGGCGCTGCGGAACACGCTGTGGTGGACCGGCGCCTCCGTTGTCCTACAATTCGTCTTCGGGCTGATCTTGGCGCTGCTGCTCGACAAACCCTTTAAGGGCAGGGCAATCGCGCAGGCGCTGGTCTTCCTGCCCTGGGCGGTGCCGTCCTTTCTTGCCGGCCTCAACTGGGCCTGGCTGTTCAATCCCGTCATCGGGCCGATCCCGCACTGGCTCTTCGCCCTTGGGCTGATGCATGAGCCGGGCAATATCCTCTCCGATCCCAATTATGCGATGTGGGGACCGATCGTTGCCAATGTCTGGTGGGGCATTCCCTTCTTTGCCATCACGCTGCTTGCGGCGCTGCAGGCGATCCCGCGCGATCTCTATGAGGCGGCATCGATCGACGGCGCCGGCTGGTTCCAGCGCTTCCGCTCGATCACCCTGCCGTTTTTGGCGCCGACGATCGCCATCACCGTGCTGCTGCGCACTGTGTGGATTTCCAATTTCGCCGATCTCATCGTCGTCATGACCAATGGCGGGCCGGCCGACCGGACGCAGATCGTCGCCAGTTACATCTTCACGACAGCCTTCAGGCGGCTCGATTTCGGTTATGCCTCGGCGATCGCGCTGGTGCTGCTCGTGCTGCTGCTTGCCTATTCGATGCTGATCATCCTGCTCCGGCAGACGTTGCTGAACAAGGATTGAGATCATGAGACGATCCGTCATTCCCACCATCGCACACCGTCTGGCGATCCTCTGCTACATCGCCTTCGCGCTCTTTCCGCTGTTCTGGCTGCTCAAGGTGTCGGTGACGCCGAACGACCTGCTCTATAGCGAGGGCGTGCGGATGTGGCCGTCGCGCACGACATGGGATCATTATGCCTTCGTGCTGAGGCACAGCGCCTTTCCGACCTTCTTCAAGAACAGCCTGATCGTCTCGGCCTCGACGGCCGTCACCGTGACGATCTGCGCCTCTCTGTCCGGCTACGCGCTGTCGCGCTTCAATTTCCGGGCAAAGTACTGGATCGTCGCCCTGATGCTGCTGACCCAGATGTTCCCGCTGGTCATGCTGGTGGCGCCGATCTTCAAGATCCTGTCGCCCCTGCATCTGACCAACAGCCTGACCGGGCTCGTCATCGTCTACACCGCCTTCAACGTGCCTTTCGCCACCTTCCTGATGCAGTCCTTCTTCGACGGCATCCCGAGGGATCTCGAAGAGGCGGCGAAGATCGACGGGGCGACGCAGTTCACGGCGTTTCGCCAGATCATCCTGCCGCTGACGCTGCCGGGGATCGCCGCCACACTCGGTTTCGTCTTCACCGCCGCCTGGAGCGAGCTGCTCTTCGCGCTGATGCTGATCAACGGTAATGACGCGGCGACCTTCCCCGTCGGCCTTCTCACCTTCGTTTCGAAATTCTCGGTGGATTTCGGGCAGATGATGGCGGCGGGCGTCATGGCGCTCATTCCGGCCGGCCTCTTCTTCCTGCTCATCCAGCGCTATCTCGTCCAGGGCCTGACGGCCGGCGCGGTCAAGGGTTAAACAAATGGCATCGATCGATATCCAGAATATCCGCAAAGCCTATGGCCATGTGCAGGTGCTACACGGCGTCGACCTCGAAATCCGGGACGGTGAATTTGTCGTGCTCGTCGGCCCGTCCGGTTGCGGCAAGTCCACGCTGCTGCGGATGATCGCCGGGCTGGAGGAGGTCACATCAGGCGAGATCCGCATCGCCGGCAACAGGGTAAACGAGCTGCATCCCAAGGATCGCGACATCGCCATGGTGTTCCAGTCCTATGCGCTTTACCCGCATATGAATGTCGCCGGCAATATGAGCTACAGCCTCAGGCTGCGGAAGGTGGCGAAGGAGAAGATTGCCAGCGCGGTCGCAGCGGCCGCCGCCAAGCTCGGCCTCGATCCGCTGCTCGAACGAAGGCCGAAGGCGCTTTCCGGCGGCCAGCGACAGCGCGTCGCCATGGGCCGCGCCATCGTGCGCCAGCCGAAGGCCTTCCTGTTCGACGAACCGCTATCCAACCTCGATGCGCGCCTGCGCGAACAGATGCGCGCCGAAATCAAGAAACTGCATGGCGACCTGAAGGCGACCTCGATCTACGTGACCCACGACCAGATCGAGGCAATGACGCTGGCGGACCGGATCGTCGCCATGCATGGCGGGGTGGTCCAGCAGGTCGGCAGTCCCCTGGAACTCTACGACCACCCCGCCAATCTCTTCGTTGCCGGCTTCATCGGCTCGCCGGGGATGAATTTCCTCGAGGCCACCTATGATGCCGGCGGCGTGAAGCTGAAGGACGGCACGATCGTGCCGCTTGCAAAGCCTTTGCCGCTTGTCGACGGAGCAAAGGTGACGCTCGGCATCCGGCCGGAGCATGTGCTGATGAGCGATGGCGGGGCGGGGCTTGCAGCGGATGTGGAACTCGTCGAACCGACAGGCTTCGGCATCATCCTGCACCTTGCCCTGCATGGCCTGCCGTTTAAGATCTTCACGCTGAACCGCGAAGCGCTGAAGGCAGGTCCGAAGGTCAATGTGGCCTTCCCGGCCCAATATCTGCATGTCTTTGACGGCGAAGGAAAACGCGCCGACTGAGTGGTTGAGGTAGGTTGCTCGCTGCCGCGGTGGTGGCTGAGAGACGGATTGAATGGCGAAACCCTCACGTGCTGCGAGCGGAAAAATCTTTTGCCGCATCGCCCAGGAGGGCTATATCGTGCGTGTGATCTTGCTGGATTGGATGCCATGACCGACACTGTTCTCGACCGCTTTCTCCGTTATGTCGTTATCGACACGCAGTCCGACCCTGCTTCGTCGACGCAGCCGACCACGGCCAAGCAGAAGGATCTCGGCCGGGTTCTGGTCGACGAACTGCTGAAGATCGGTCTGGCGGACGCGCATCTCGATGAACACGGCTATGTCTATGCGACCATTCCGACCAATAGCGACAAGACGGTGCCGGTCATCTGTTTCTGCTCGCACATGGATACGGCGCCCGATTTCAGCGGCACCGATGTCAAGCCGCAGATCGTCAGGAACTACGCGGGCGGGGATATCAAGCTTGCCGGCGACACGGGCCGGGCGATCCGCGTCAGCGATCATCCCGAACTGCAAAACCAGATCGGCAACGATATCGTCACGACCGATGGAACGACATTGCTCGGCGCCGACGACAAGGCCGGACTGGCCGAAATCATGACCGCGGCTGCGATGCTCGTCGGCAATCCAGATATCAGGCACGGGACGATCAAGATCCTGTTCACGCCCGACGAGGAAGTCGGGCGCGGCGTCAACAAGGTCGACCTGAAGAAACTCGGTGCCGACTTCGCCTATACGATGGACGGCGAGACGGCCGGCCATATCGAGGATGAGACCTTCTCGGCCGACGGCGTGGAGATCAGCATATCAGGTGTGGCAATCCATCCCGGTTTCGCCAAGGACCGCATGGAAAACGCCATCAAGATCGCCGGCGCCATCATCGACCGGCTGCCGAGGGATGCTGCCCCCGAGACCACGGAAGGCCGGCAGGGCTTCATCCATCCGACCGGCGTGATCGGCTCGATGGAAAAGGCGTCGCTGAGCTTCATCATCCGTGACTTCACCGACAAGGGGCTGACGGAAAAGGAGACGATGCTCGAAGCCATCGTCAAGGAAGTGATGGCTGGCTATCCCGGCTCGACCTATCGCTTCGAGGTGAAGGAGCAGTACCGCAACATGAAGGTGGTGCTCGATCGACACCCGGAGATCGTCGAGAATGCGATCGAGGCGGTGCGCCGGGCCGGCATGACGCCAGTGCGCGGCAGCATCCGCGGCGGCACGGATGGCTCGCGCCTTTCCTTCATGGGACTGCCGTGCCCGAATATTTTCGCTGGCGGCCATGCCTTCCACTCGCCGCTCGAATGGGTGAGCCGCCAGGATATGGAAAAGGCGGTCAGGACGATCGTGGAACTGGCGAAGGTCTGGGAAGAGCGCGCCTAAAGCGCGCCGCGGTTTTGCGTCCGGAATTGCGCGGAAACCAAAACACGCTTCCACCTCATTCTCAAACCGGAAGGGCGGTTGATTAACCGCCGTTCGCCGGAAGGCTTTCACGCAGCATCACGCTGTCATAGGCGGGCCGGGGCGTCGGGATCGCGATGGGCATTCCCGGCTCGGGCTCGACCGATGTTACCGGCAATGTTTCCGGCGCGGTCACCGGCGCAGTGATCCGCATCTGCCCCGTGCTCGCCGTAGCCATGGGGTCCGGAGCCGGCAGAGGAACGGGAACCGCCGAGGGTATCAATGCCTCGAATTGCGGTGGCAGCATGCTTTCGCCGGGCACATAGTTCATCGCCACCTCGTAAGAGGGCAGCGGCGGCGGCGTTTGAAGCATGCCGTTGGAGTCGCGCTTCTCGTAGAAGGCGTTGCCGCCGGCAACCGTCACATAGTGCATGTTGTCGTAGGGGAATTTCAGCCCATCGGTGTGGAAGAACATCGCGTCCTTCACCGCAGGATGGCGTGCGCCTTTAACAAGGATTGCATCGGCCGCGCTGGCAAGCTCGGTTTCTGCCTGCGGCTTGACTTCACGCGTCATCACGCCGGGCGCGAACTGCCTTTTCTGGGCCACCACGCCGCAGATCGATGTGGGATAGGCGCCGGAGGTGAGCCTGTTCATGACAACGGTCCCGACAGCCATGTAGCCGTCCTCGTCCGAATGCAGCGATTCGAAATACATGGCGCGCTGCAGGCACTCGCGGTCTTTGGCCGTATAATTGAACGTGACTTTCGCCGCTTGGCCCTGCTTCGTCTTGGTGTTCGCCGCCGTTGCCGCCGGTTTCGATGTCGTTGTGCAGCTTGCAGCTGCCAGTCCTACGAACAAAATCCCGATCAGGGATTTTCCAAAGGAAATCTCCGCCCTCAACGCCAGGTGCCTCCTATGGGATTAGTCCAGCCCTTAATGATTAAGCGAAAACGTTTTACTCGTCATATGACTGAAATACAAACAACCTTAGATAACAAAAACCTTAAGGGACTCTCGCCAAATACGATTCCGGCGATGGCCTCCTGCATAATTCCCTAAATCGGAATCGATTTAGGGATAAAATTATGCAAGAATTCAAGGTGTTACAGCGTCACCAATCTCCATCAGCCGCGGAACAGTTTCCAGCGGGTCGGCTTGAAGGCTACCCGGTTGCGGTCGAGCCTGTCGGCCTCGCTCGGCGGCAATTCGATCTCGATATGCGGGCGATCGTTGCCGATATCCAATTCGATATGGCGGGTGCCGGCGACGCGGCGGCTGGAGACCGGCTGGCCGGCGATACAGTTTTCAGCTGATTCGCAGAGCCTGACGTCATGCGGGCGGAAATAGAGCTGCGCCGTGCCATCCGGCTCGCCTTCGGCATTAAGGCCGAGCGAGCGGCCTTCGAAGCGAATGTCGCCGTCTGATATCTCGACCTGCAGGCAGTTCGATTGGCCGATGAAGCCGAAGACGAAGGGAGAATTCGGATTGTCGTAAACCTGGTCCGGCGTGCCCACTTGTTCGATCGCGCCCTGGCTCATGACGACGACGCGGTCGGCAAGCTCCAGCGCCTCATCCTGGTCGTGGGTGACGAAGACTGTGGTATGTCCGGTGCGATCGTGGATATCGCGCAGCCATTTGCGCAGGTCCTTGCGCACCTGGGCGTCGAGCGCGCCGAAGGGTTCGTCGAGCAGCAGCACGTTCGGCTCGACGGCCATGGCGCGGGCGAGCGCCACACGCTGGCGCTGGCCGCCGGAAAGCTGGGCTGGGTAGCGTTTTTCGAGACCGGAAAGTTGGACGAGGTCGAGCAGTTCCAGCGCCCGCCTGCGGATATCGGCCTTCGGCGGTCGCCGCGCACTGTTTCTGACCTTCAGGCCAAAGGAGACATTTTCGAGCACCGTCATGTAGCGGAAAAGAGCATAGTGCTGGAAGACGAAGCCGATGTTGCGCTGCTGCACTGATTTCTTCGAGGCATCTTCGTCGCCGAAGAAGATCAGCCCCTCCGTCGGGCTTTCGAGGCCGGCGATCAGCCGCAGCAATGTCGTCTTGCCGGAACCCGAAGGGCCGAGCAGTGCGATCAGCTCGCCGGAGCGGATGTCCAGCGAGACATCGTGCAGCGCCGGAAAACGATCGAATTCCTTGCGAATGTTTTGAACGCGTACTTCCATTCCAAATCCTTCAGTGCCGCCGGCTGGCGGCGATTTCGGCGCTATAGCGCATTTCCAGCAGCGTCTTCAAAACAAGAGTTACGAGCGCGAGCAAGGCCAAAAGCGTGGCGACCGCAAAAGCGCCGGTGAAATTATACTCGTTATAGAGAATTTCCACCTGCAGCGGCATGGTGTTCGTCTGGCCGCGGATGTGGCCTGATACCACCGAGACGGCGCCGAATTCGCCCATGGCGCGGGCGTTGCAGAGAAGCACGCCGTAGAGCAGGCCCCATTTGATATTCGGCAGCGTCACGTGCCAGAAGGTCTGCCAGCCGCTGGCGCCGAGCGAAAGGGCTGCCTCCTCGTCAGCCGTTCCCTGTTCCTGCATCAGCGGGATCAGCTCGCGGGCGACGAAGGGGAAGGTGACGAACATGGTGGCGAGGATCAACCCCGGCACGGCAAACAGGATCTTGATGTCGTGAGCGCTGAACCACTGGCCGAGCCAGGTATTGGCACCGAACAGCAGAACGAAGACCAGGCCCGATATGACGGGCGAGACCGAGAACGGCAAGTCGATCAGCGTCGTTAGGAAAGCCTTGCCCTTGAACTCGAACTTGGCGATCGCCCAGGCAGCCGCGACCCCGAAGACGAGGTTGAGAGGCACGCTGACTCCGGCAACGATCAGTGTCAGGCGGATCGCCGAGAAGGTCTCGGCGTCTGCGAGCGCCTGGAAGAACGGGCCGGCCCCCTTGCGGAAAGCCTCGACGAAGACGGCTGCGAGCGGCAGAAGCAGGATCAGCAACAGGAAGACGAGCGAGAGGATAATCAGGCTGAAGCGCGCGATCCTGTTTTCGGTGGTCACCGAACGCAGCTTTGTTGGTTGAGCGGTCGCATCAAGCGCCATAGCCGTACCTCCGTCTGCTCCAGCTCTGGATGAGATTGATGACCAGCAGCATGCCGAACGAGATGATCAGCATGATCGCCGCAATGCCGGTCGCTGCCGCATAATTATACTCTTCGAGTTTGATGATGATCAGCAGCGGCGCGATCTCCGATTTGAACGGCAGGTTGCCGGCGATGAAGATGACCGAGCCGTATTCGCCGACGCCGCGGGCAAAGGCGAGCGCGAAGCCGGTGAGCACGGCAGGCGCCAGCCCCGGCAGCAACACGCGGAAAATCGTCTGGAAGCGGTTGGCGCCGAGCGTTGCCGCGGCCTCCTCCACTTCCTTGTCGATCTCCTCCATGACCGGCTGCACGGTGCGCACCACGAAGGGCAGGCCAACGAAGATCAGCGCCACGACGATGCCGGCAGGCGTGAAGGCGATCTTGATGCCGAGCGGCGTCAGGAACTGGCCGATCCAGCCGTTCGGCGCATAGAGCGTCGTCAGTGCGATGCCGGCAACGGCGGTCGGCAGCGCGAAAGGCAGGTCGACCATGGCATCGATGATGCGCTTGCCGGGGAAGCGGTAACGCACCAGGACCCAGGCGAGAATGATACCGAAGACGGCATTGACGATCGCGGCGATGAAGGCGCTGCCGAAGCTGATGCGCAGCGCGTTCAGCGTGCGCGGATCGAGCGCGATCGACCAGAATTTCTCCCAGCCGAGTGCGCTCGACCGGACGGCAAGG is a genomic window containing:
- a CDS encoding PLP-dependent transferase, with the translated sequence MSSGAEPFDLASLITAHDEGNFADAVVPPIFQTSLFTFSDYDDMIASYRGEKVRPIYTRGLNPTVRAFEEMLAKLEGAEDALGFASGMAAISSAVLSFVEPGDRIVAVKHVYPDAFRLFGTILKRMKIEVTYVDGRDEEAVAQALPGAKLFYMESPTSWVMEAHDVGALAALARQHGVVSMIDNSWASPFFQRPLTLGVDLVIHSASKYLGGHSDVVAGVIAGSKAMIARVKAEAYPYLGGKLSPFDAWLLIRGLRTLPLRMRAHEASALEIARRLQKLDVVETVCHPGLANRLPAGLNGTSGLFSFIFREGVDIRAFADHLKLFKLGVSWGGHESLIVPGEVVLQQKAQPNSAHAFGIHARSVRLHVGLEGTEALWRDIEEALAAASQS
- a CDS encoding ABC transporter substrate-binding protein produces the protein MKKLIISTLFASMMAGTAFADTTLKLVEVITSPERTETLKSIVGKFEAANPGTKVDIISLPWNEAFQKFATMVSAGDVPDVMEMPDTWLSLYANNGMLESLEPYLEKWEHTKELTPRALELGRDVKNTAYMLPYGFYLRAMFYNKKLLAEAGVAAPPKTMEEFTAASEKVSKLSGKYGYCMRGGAGGLNGWMIFAASMAGSNKYFNDDGTSTMNSPGWAKGIEWMVDLYKKGYAPKDSVNWGFNEVVAGFYSGTCAFLDQDPDALIAIAERMKKEDFGVMPLPKGPDGKSFPTIGYGGWSMFTTSSNKDLSWKLIATLEGPEGNIEWNKRIGALPAYTAAEKDPFYAGDQFKGWFEELADPNTVPTVMPTYLEEFAFFKDSLAIKTSQQALLGDISAKDLADQWAEYLTKAQQKFLAKK
- a CDS encoding carbohydrate ABC transporter permease translates to MTISADTLDMRRDRRPWLRRVADASEPYLYSAPSLILIIAVMLVPLTVGISYAFRDIQLLNPFSGGFIGLDHFRELAGDAAFYGALRNTLWWTGASVVLQFVFGLILALLLDKPFKGRAIAQALVFLPWAVPSFLAGLNWAWLFNPVIGPIPHWLFALGLMHEPGNILSDPNYAMWGPIVANVWWGIPFFAITLLAALQAIPRDLYEAASIDGAGWFQRFRSITLPFLAPTIAITVLLRTVWISNFADLIVVMTNGGPADRTQIVASYIFTTAFRRLDFGYASAIALVLLVLLLAYSMLIILLRQTLLNKD
- a CDS encoding carbohydrate ABC transporter permease, whose protein sequence is MRRSVIPTIAHRLAILCYIAFALFPLFWLLKVSVTPNDLLYSEGVRMWPSRTTWDHYAFVLRHSAFPTFFKNSLIVSASTAVTVTICASLSGYALSRFNFRAKYWIVALMLLTQMFPLVMLVAPIFKILSPLHLTNSLTGLVIVYTAFNVPFATFLMQSFFDGIPRDLEEAAKIDGATQFTAFRQIILPLTLPGIAATLGFVFTAAWSELLFALMLINGNDAATFPVGLLTFVSKFSVDFGQMMAAGVMALIPAGLFFLLIQRYLVQGLTAGAVKG
- a CDS encoding ABC transporter ATP-binding protein is translated as MASIDIQNIRKAYGHVQVLHGVDLEIRDGEFVVLVGPSGCGKSTLLRMIAGLEEVTSGEIRIAGNRVNELHPKDRDIAMVFQSYALYPHMNVAGNMSYSLRLRKVAKEKIASAVAAAAAKLGLDPLLERRPKALSGGQRQRVAMGRAIVRQPKAFLFDEPLSNLDARLREQMRAEIKKLHGDLKATSIYVTHDQIEAMTLADRIVAMHGGVVQQVGSPLELYDHPANLFVAGFIGSPGMNFLEATYDAGGVKLKDGTIVPLAKPLPLVDGAKVTLGIRPEHVLMSDGGAGLAADVELVEPTGFGIILHLALHGLPFKIFTLNREALKAGPKVNVAFPAQYLHVFDGEGKRAD
- the pepT gene encoding peptidase T, whose amino-acid sequence is MTDTVLDRFLRYVVIDTQSDPASSTQPTTAKQKDLGRVLVDELLKIGLADAHLDEHGYVYATIPTNSDKTVPVICFCSHMDTAPDFSGTDVKPQIVRNYAGGDIKLAGDTGRAIRVSDHPELQNQIGNDIVTTDGTTLLGADDKAGLAEIMTAAAMLVGNPDIRHGTIKILFTPDEEVGRGVNKVDLKKLGADFAYTMDGETAGHIEDETFSADGVEISISGVAIHPGFAKDRMENAIKIAGAIIDRLPRDAAPETTEGRQGFIHPTGVIGSMEKASLSFIIRDFTDKGLTEKETMLEAIVKEVMAGYPGSTYRFEVKEQYRNMKVVLDRHPEIVENAIEAVRRAGMTPVRGSIRGGTDGSRLSFMGLPCPNIFAGGHAFHSPLEWVSRQDMEKAVRTIVELAKVWEERA
- a CDS encoding cell wall hydrolase; amino-acid sequence: MRAEISFGKSLIGILFVGLAAASCTTTSKPAATAANTKTKQGQAAKVTFNYTAKDRECLQRAMYFESLHSDEDGYMAVGTVVMNRLTSGAYPTSICGVVAQKRQFAPGVMTREVKPQAETELASAADAILVKGARHPAVKDAMFFHTDGLKFPYDNMHYVTVAGGNAFYEKRDSNGMLQTPPPLPSYEVAMNYVPGESMLPPQFEALIPSAVPVPLPAPDPMATASTGQMRITAPVTAPETLPVTSVEPEPGMPIAIPTPRPAYDSVMLRESLPANGG
- a CDS encoding sulfate/molybdate ABC transporter ATP-binding protein codes for the protein MEVRVQNIRKEFDRFPALHDVSLDIRSGELIALLGPSGSGKTTLLRLIAGLESPTEGLIFFGDEDASKKSVQQRNIGFVFQHYALFRYMTVLENVSFGLKVRNSARRPPKADIRRRALELLDLVQLSGLEKRYPAQLSGGQRQRVALARAMAVEPNVLLLDEPFGALDAQVRKDLRKWLRDIHDRTGHTTVFVTHDQDEALELADRVVVMSQGAIEQVGTPDQVYDNPNSPFVFGFIGQSNCLQVEISDGDIRFEGRSLGLNAEGEPDGTAQLYFRPHDVRLCESAENCIAGQPVSSRRVAGTRHIELDIGNDRPHIEIELPPSEADRLDRNRVAFKPTRWKLFRG
- the cysW gene encoding sulfate ABC transporter permease subunit CysW, whose product is MALDATAQPTKLRSVTTENRIARFSLIILSLVFLLLILLLPLAAVFVEAFRKGAGPFFQALADAETFSAIRLTLIVAGVSVPLNLVFGVAAAWAIAKFEFKGKAFLTTLIDLPFSVSPVISGLVFVLLFGANTWLGQWFSAHDIKILFAVPGLILATMFVTFPFVARELIPLMQEQGTADEEAALSLGASGWQTFWHVTLPNIKWGLLYGVLLCNARAMGEFGAVSVVSGHIRGQTNTMPLQVEILYNEYNFTGAFAVATLLALLALVTLVLKTLLEMRYSAEIAASRRH
- the cysT gene encoding sulfate ABC transporter permease subunit CysT, whose translation is MKAYSPTRWRFKRPSVIPGFGMALGFTLTWLTLLILIPLSGLAVRSSALGWEKFWSIALDPRTLNALRISFGSAFIAAIVNAVFGIILAWVLVRYRFPGKRIIDAMVDLPFALPTAVAGIALTTLYAPNGWIGQFLTPLGIKIAFTPAGIVVALIFVGLPFVVRTVQPVMEEIDKEVEEAAATLGANRFQTIFRVLLPGLAPAVLTGFALAFARGVGEYGSVIFIAGNLPFKSEIAPLLIIIKLEEYNYAAATGIAAIMLIISFGMLLVINLIQSWSRRRYGYGA